From one Peredibacter starrii genomic stretch:
- a CDS encoding M23 family metallopeptidase, translating into MDKYYTVMVVPEKQKGVKTYRIPTVLFKSLAFMSVMLVMLIGVLAYDYWKILQQVYENKHLSIENRQLKEQIQLFQMKMNTLGDDLKRINTFEKKLRVITGLEDISGKGPIYKPTNNNNEETKESFNLEDLNSSLDFKFEGDMEDQPKFKELKSLYDKKIAATLGLERSYLLTKQWSDLARRSFALSNDYAKFDFKYYQIREVVSSIENNIHALDQYLLDKESFLNSTPTILPADGWITSYFGQRMSPWAGRLKMHEGLDVGAPYGTAVHAPADGIVTFSGEKAGFGKFVQIDHGYGIETIYAHNQSLSVRAGQKVKRGALLAGVGNTGHSTGPHLHYEVRVNGIAVDPLYFILD; encoded by the coding sequence ATGGATAAGTACTACACCGTGATGGTCGTCCCTGAAAAACAAAAAGGGGTTAAGACCTATCGTATACCAACTGTTTTATTTAAGTCTCTCGCCTTCATGTCAGTGATGCTGGTCATGTTAATTGGCGTGCTGGCCTACGATTATTGGAAAATTCTTCAGCAGGTTTACGAAAACAAACATCTTTCAATTGAAAACCGTCAGCTCAAAGAACAGATTCAACTTTTCCAAATGAAGATGAATACTTTGGGTGATGACTTAAAACGTATCAACACGTTTGAGAAAAAACTTCGTGTGATTACCGGTCTTGAAGATATCAGCGGCAAGGGCCCAATCTACAAACCGACTAATAACAACAACGAAGAAACAAAAGAATCTTTCAACTTGGAAGACCTGAACTCATCTTTGGATTTTAAATTCGAAGGCGACATGGAAGATCAACCAAAGTTCAAAGAACTAAAATCTCTTTACGACAAAAAAATCGCGGCCACTTTGGGCCTTGAGCGCAGTTACCTTCTAACTAAACAATGGTCTGATCTAGCTCGTAGAAGCTTTGCCCTATCAAACGACTACGCCAAGTTCGATTTCAAGTATTATCAAATTAGAGAAGTTGTTTCGAGTATCGAAAACAACATCCATGCTCTCGATCAATATCTTTTAGACAAAGAATCTTTCCTGAATTCAACGCCAACCATTCTCCCGGCCGACGGCTGGATTACGAGTTATTTTGGGCAGCGTATGTCTCCATGGGCCGGTCGTCTGAAGATGCATGAAGGGCTGGATGTTGGTGCTCCTTACGGAACTGCTGTACATGCGCCTGCAGACGGAATTGTCACTTTCTCAGGAGAGAAGGCCGGATTTGGAAAATTCGTTCAAATCGATCATGGGTATGGAATTGAAACCATCTATGCTCACAATCAGTCACTCAGTGTACGCGCAGGACAGAAAGTAAAACGTGGAGCGCTTCTGGCAGGTGTTGGTAACACCGGCCACTCTACTGGTCCGCACTTACATTATGAAGTTAGGGTCAATGGCATCGCTGTTGATCCATTATATTTTATCCTCGATTAA
- a CDS encoding Stp1/IreP family PP2C-type Ser/Thr phosphatase, translating into MGILCAGATDIGRKRKTNQDSICLDHAHHFFAVADGMGGHNGGDIASQLSVKVMGEYLGKNNSQDPQTMMKNLIQEINRSILKKAEEQPELHGMGTTVSAVQFAGPQLVIGNVGDSRVYMVNNQNIFQLTRDHSFVQEKLNMGIYTREEAVKDPQKNVLVRSVGFEPDVQVDVFNYRVCKNDIFLICSDGLHGKVSDGDILHIVQRNISDPSRCQLSDVEQTVKELIQQANDNGGQDNISVILAVAQA; encoded by the coding sequence ATGGGTATTCTTTGTGCTGGTGCCACAGATATTGGGCGTAAAAGAAAAACGAATCAAGATTCAATTTGTTTAGACCATGCCCATCACTTTTTTGCAGTCGCTGACGGCATGGGTGGACATAATGGTGGCGACATCGCCTCTCAACTATCTGTAAAAGTCATGGGTGAATATCTGGGAAAAAATAATTCTCAGGATCCTCAGACCATGATGAAAAATCTTATCCAGGAAATTAATCGCTCGATTTTAAAGAAGGCCGAAGAACAACCGGAACTTCATGGCATGGGTACAACAGTATCGGCCGTTCAATTTGCCGGACCTCAATTGGTGATCGGAAACGTCGGGGATTCCCGCGTCTACATGGTTAATAACCAGAATATTTTCCAACTCACCCGCGATCACTCTTTTGTTCAGGAAAAACTCAACATGGGAATCTACACCCGTGAAGAGGCGGTGAAAGATCCACAAAAGAACGTTCTGGTCCGCTCTGTGGGCTTTGAACCGGACGTTCAGGTAGATGTTTTTAACTACCGCGTCTGCAAAAATGATATTTTTTTAATCTGCTCTGACGGATTGCACGGCAAAGTGAGCGATGGAGACATCCTGCATATCGTGCAGAGAAACATTTCTGACCCATCTCGTTGCCAGTTATCTGACGTTGAACAGACCGTAAAAGAGCTCATTCAGCAGGCAAACGACAATGGCGGGCAGGATAATATTTCGGTTATTCTGGCCGTGGCCCAGGCCTAG
- a CDS encoding PrkA family serine protein kinase codes for MASSNFDIQSFISQHYNPKDFSHLHWQGSFQEYVDLVMKNPKIARNSFQRIYDMIMSYGTSQYTEYKKEVTRYHFFDDPFENGKDAIFGIDVHLMKMVNFFQSAALGYGTEKRVLLLHGPVGSAKSSVSRLLKKGLEHYSRTDEGALYTYEWVDDEGSAILGGQKVFASPMHEEPLKLLPPEVRERFLAELSKVNKSPYKVKIKGEVNPACRFILNEYMIKYDGDWNKVMKHIRVKRLILSEKDRRGIGTFQPKDEKNQDSTELTGDINYRKIAIYGSDSDPRAFNFDGEFNIANRGIVEFIEMLKLDVAFLYDLLGASQEQSIKPKKFAQTNIDLVILGHTNEPEYRKLQSNEFMEALRDRTVKIDVPYITRLDQEARIYRKDYNKETIPNIHIAPHTLEMASTWAILTRLEEPKKSDLTKLQKLKLYNGKTLPGYNEDNVKELRKEAVREGLEGISPRYIQDKISNALVKNGHVGCLNPFMVFNELESGLKHHALVNSPEQMDHYREMLAVCRQEYEDIVKNDVQKAISVDESAIQTLCANYVDNVKAYTQKEKIRNKYSNKLEEADERFMRSIEEKIDIPESRKDDFRRELMNYIGALAIEGKQFDYKMNERLHRALELKLFEDQRDTIKLTTIISNVVDKQTQEKIEVVKSRLIKNFNYCDICATDALNFVASIFAKGDSIKS; via the coding sequence ATGGCAAGCTCCAATTTCGATATCCAGTCTTTCATTTCCCAGCACTACAATCCAAAAGATTTCTCTCACCTGCACTGGCAAGGAAGTTTTCAAGAGTACGTAGATCTTGTGATGAAAAATCCTAAGATCGCTCGTAATTCTTTCCAACGTATCTATGACATGATCATGAGCTACGGTACTTCTCAGTACACTGAATATAAAAAAGAAGTAACTCGTTACCACTTCTTTGATGATCCATTTGAGAATGGAAAAGATGCCATTTTCGGTATCGATGTTCACTTAATGAAAATGGTGAATTTCTTCCAGTCGGCAGCTCTTGGTTACGGAACTGAGAAACGTGTACTTCTTCTTCACGGTCCGGTAGGGTCGGCGAAGTCCTCAGTCTCTCGTCTTCTTAAAAAAGGTCTTGAGCACTATTCTCGTACAGACGAAGGCGCACTTTATACTTACGAGTGGGTCGATGATGAAGGTTCTGCCATTCTTGGTGGCCAGAAAGTTTTCGCATCTCCAATGCACGAAGAGCCTTTAAAACTTTTACCTCCTGAAGTTCGTGAAAGATTCCTTGCCGAATTATCAAAGGTGAACAAGTCTCCGTACAAAGTAAAAATCAAAGGTGAAGTGAACCCGGCCTGTCGCTTTATCCTGAATGAATACATGATCAAGTACGATGGTGATTGGAACAAAGTGATGAAGCACATCCGTGTGAAACGCTTGATCCTTTCTGAAAAAGATCGTCGTGGTATTGGTACATTCCAACCAAAAGATGAGAAGAACCAAGATTCAACAGAATTAACAGGTGATATCAACTACCGTAAAATCGCGATCTATGGATCAGACTCTGATCCACGTGCCTTCAACTTTGATGGTGAGTTCAACATCGCCAACCGCGGTATCGTTGAGTTCATCGAGATGCTGAAACTTGACGTAGCATTCTTGTACGATCTACTAGGTGCTTCTCAAGAGCAATCGATCAAACCTAAAAAGTTTGCTCAAACAAACATTGACCTTGTGATTCTTGGCCACACCAACGAGCCAGAGTACAGAAAACTTCAATCTAACGAATTCATGGAAGCTCTTCGTGACCGTACGGTTAAGATCGACGTTCCCTATATTACTCGTCTGGATCAGGAAGCTCGTATTTATAGAAAAGACTATAATAAAGAGACAATTCCCAACATCCACATTGCTCCTCACACGCTTGAAATGGCGTCTACCTGGGCGATCCTTACTCGTCTTGAAGAGCCGAAGAAATCTGACCTTACAAAGCTTCAGAAGCTGAAACTTTATAACGGTAAGACTCTTCCTGGTTACAACGAAGACAACGTAAAAGAACTTCGTAAAGAAGCAGTTCGTGAAGGTCTTGAAGGTATTTCTCCACGTTATATCCAGGATAAAATCTCGAACGCGCTTGTGAAGAACGGACACGTTGGATGTCTTAACCCATTCATGGTTTTCAATGAACTTGAATCAGGACTTAAGCACCACGCGCTTGTAAATTCTCCAGAGCAGATGGATCACTACCGTGAGATGCTGGCAGTTTGTCGTCAGGAGTATGAAGATATCGTGAAGAACGATGTTCAAAAAGCGATCTCAGTTGATGAGTCTGCCATTCAAACTCTTTGTGCTAACTACGTTGATAACGTTAAGGCCTACACACAGAAAGAAAAAATCCGTAACAAATACTCTAACAAGTTAGAGGAAGCAGATGAGCGTTTCATGCGTTCAATCGAAGAGAAGATCGATATTCCTGAGTCTCGTAAAGACGATTTCCGTCGCGAGCTTATGAACTACATCGGTGCTCTTGCCATCGAAGGCAAGCAATTCGATTACAAAATGAATGAGCGTCTTCACCGTGCTCTTGAGCTTAAACTTTTCGAAGATCAGCGCGATACAATCAAGCTAACAACGATCATCTCGAACGTGGTTGATAAACAAACCCAAGAGAAGATTGAAGTGGTGAAGAGCCGCTTGATTAAGAATTTCAACTACTGTGACATCTGTGCCACAGACGCGTTGAACTTCGTGGCTTCTATTTTCGCTAAAGGCGACTCTATTAAGTCGTAA
- a CDS encoding DUF444 family protein, with product MDHPIKRDHARFRKIVKGKIRDNLRKYVSQGNQIIPKGTDQFTVPMPSIDIPRFRFGDKSQGGMGQGQGEAGDPVDGQQDPNGQPGQGEAGEGEGNKELEVELSLDELARILGEELELPNIEPKGKKSLQSVVDRYTNIGTTGPDSLRHLRRTYKQALKRQIATDSYDPENPAVIPIRRDFRYRASDTKVEMQNAAVVIYMMDVSGSMGDEQKEIVRTESFWINLWLKSQYKDIEIRYIIHDATAKEVDENTFFRTRESGGTLISSAYNLCKEIIEKDYNPNEWNIYPFHFSDGDNWSADDTKLCLELLDKVILPVSNNFCYGQVESRYGSGQFYKDLAAKYGTTSDKLTLSKIKNKEGILDSIKEFLGKGK from the coding sequence GTGGATCATCCGATTAAGCGAGACCATGCCAGATTTCGGAAGATTGTTAAGGGTAAGATCCGAGATAATCTCCGAAAGTATGTGTCACAAGGTAATCAAATCATTCCTAAAGGGACCGACCAATTCACGGTCCCTATGCCTTCCATCGATATTCCTCGATTCCGTTTTGGTGATAAGTCTCAAGGCGGGATGGGACAGGGACAAGGTGAAGCTGGCGATCCAGTAGATGGTCAGCAGGATCCTAATGGTCAACCTGGCCAGGGTGAAGCAGGTGAGGGAGAAGGGAACAAGGAACTCGAGGTAGAACTTTCTCTGGATGAGCTTGCGCGTATTCTAGGGGAGGAACTTGAACTTCCGAATATTGAACCCAAAGGAAAGAAGTCGCTTCAGAGTGTGGTAGACCGTTACACAAATATCGGAACGACCGGACCTGATTCTCTTCGTCACCTACGTCGTACTTACAAGCAAGCGCTTAAGCGACAAATTGCGACCGATTCATATGATCCAGAAAATCCGGCGGTGATTCCTATCCGTCGTGACTTCCGTTACCGTGCATCTGATACGAAAGTAGAGATGCAAAACGCAGCGGTTGTGATTTATATGATGGACGTTTCCGGTTCAATGGGTGATGAGCAGAAAGAGATCGTTCGTACAGAATCTTTCTGGATCAATCTATGGCTTAAGTCACAATACAAAGACATCGAGATCCGTTATATCATTCACGATGCCACTGCTAAAGAAGTGGATGAGAACACGTTTTTCAGAACTCGTGAATCCGGAGGTACTCTCATTTCTTCTGCCTATAATCTCTGCAAAGAGATCATTGAAAAAGACTACAACCCGAATGAGTGGAACATCTATCCGTTCCATTTTTCAGACGGTGATAACTGGTCAGCAGATGATACAAAGCTTTGTCTTGAACTTTTAGATAAGGTCATTCTTCCAGTTTCAAATAACTTCTGTTACGGGCAAGTGGAAAGCCGTTACGGTTCGGGCCAATTCTATAAAGACTTGGCGGCGAAGTACGGAACAACTTCCGATAAACTCACCCTGAGTAAGATTAAAAACAAAGAAGGAATCCTGGACTCAATTAAAGAGTTCTTAGGTAAAGGAAAATAA
- a CDS encoding SpoVR family protein → MNRSKPITGELLALKNEIEGYAIEYGLDFFPQVFEVCDYDTINILAAQGGFPSRYPHWKFGMDYDQLSKGYAYGLQKIYEMVINTDPCYAYLLQANNWVDQKIVMAHVYGHNDFFKNNAWFSNTNRKMMDVMANHGTKIRRYMERYGQDAVESFIDKVLSLENLLDINELFETTSLKRRREEQVVQQRAENEDDGYLIDDRSQALKSFMRTKARLNKKEEAKREDDEDMVVAEKPLTHKTKDVLGYLIQHAPIEEWQADIIGILREEAYYFLPQRMTKIMNEGWASYWHSTIMTQKALDASEIVDFADKHAGVMAMSRQNINPYKVGIELMRDIEYRWNRGMFGKEYNECSNMAEKLRWDTKLGKGKEKIFEVRKSHNDISFIDEFLTPDFCERQQLFTYKYNPRTGRFEIDSKDFQAIKQKLLSQLTNFGQPIIEVEDGNYMNRKELLLSHVHYGVDLDVGFANETLRNLYAIWRRPVNLKTKYEDKDVIFHFDGKEFKPQH, encoded by the coding sequence ATGAACCGCTCGAAGCCCATCACTGGTGAACTTCTAGCTCTCAAAAATGAAATCGAAGGCTACGCCATTGAGTACGGTTTGGATTTCTTTCCACAGGTTTTTGAAGTTTGTGATTACGATACGATCAATATTCTGGCCGCTCAAGGCGGTTTCCCATCACGTTATCCTCACTGGAAATTCGGGATGGATTACGATCAGCTCTCAAAAGGCTATGCTTATGGATTACAAAAAATCTATGAGATGGTGATCAATACCGACCCTTGTTACGCCTATCTTCTTCAGGCAAACAATTGGGTGGATCAGAAAATCGTGATGGCCCACGTTTATGGCCATAATGATTTCTTTAAGAACAATGCCTGGTTCTCAAACACCAATCGCAAGATGATGGATGTCATGGCCAACCACGGAACGAAGATCCGTCGTTATATGGAACGTTATGGCCAGGATGCAGTTGAGTCTTTCATTGATAAGGTTCTCTCTCTGGAAAACCTTCTGGATATTAACGAGCTATTTGAAACGACTTCATTAAAGCGCCGTCGTGAAGAGCAAGTGGTTCAGCAGCGTGCAGAGAATGAAGATGATGGTTATCTGATCGATGACCGTTCACAAGCTCTGAAATCTTTCATGCGTACCAAGGCCCGCCTGAATAAAAAAGAAGAGGCCAAACGCGAAGACGACGAGGATATGGTAGTGGCCGAAAAGCCCCTGACCCATAAAACGAAAGACGTTCTTGGTTATCTTATTCAGCATGCTCCAATCGAAGAGTGGCAGGCCGATATCATTGGTATTTTAAGAGAAGAGGCCTATTACTTCCTCCCTCAGCGAATGACTAAAATCATGAACGAAGGTTGGGCAAGTTACTGGCACTCAACCATCATGACTCAAAAGGCCCTGGACGCTTCTGAGATCGTGGATTTCGCAGATAAGCACGCAGGTGTTATGGCCATGAGTCGTCAGAACATCAACCCTTATAAGGTTGGTATCGAGCTTATGCGTGATATCGAATACCGCTGGAACCGTGGTATGTTCGGTAAGGAATACAACGAATGTTCAAATATGGCGGAAAAGCTTCGTTGGGACACTAAACTTGGTAAGGGTAAAGAGAAGATTTTTGAAGTTCGTAAATCTCACAACGATATCTCTTTCATTGATGAGTTCCTGACGCCTGATTTCTGCGAACGTCAGCAGCTTTTCACTTATAAGTACAATCCACGCACTGGCCGTTTTGAAATCGATTCTAAGGACTTCCAGGCAATTAAGCAGAAGCTTCTGTCTCAGCTCACCAACTTTGGTCAACCGATCATTGAAGTGGAAGACGGGAACTACATGAACCGTAAAGAATTGCTTCTAAGTCACGTTCACTACGGTGTGGATCTGGACGTAGGTTTTGCCAATGAAACCTTACGAAATCTGTACGCTATTTGGCGTCGACCAGTTAATCTTAAAACCAAATATGAAGATAAAGATGTCATCTTTCACTTTGATGGCAAAGAGTTCAAGCCTCAACATTAG
- a CDS encoding HAMP domain-containing methyl-accepting chemotaxis protein yields the protein MLKRASLKGKLLLGFLTIAAFVVVVALMGYFSMQAVYRDFNFISTTVTKNLKRVTKLYNYGNEANRYLMRAYMSREEKNVKRLLKSANDNINKFEGVRKEYLADEFSPGEKEMVEKFFKTWDEFMIYARQFEALVDTMQPENLEKAIDLLDGRYREIRLDMYAQLEALDAFHTKLGEEKHAAAVKAYTESNWINLVSSLACILCAIVMGFFIARKITTLIDSITFEIDSSSSQVAQASEQLTSASSQLSQGATESAASLEETVSSLEELSSMVKLNSDHAKEANNLSQESLTSAEDGEQEIRKLIGSMEEMAKSSKKIEEIINVIDDIAFQTNLLALNAAVEAARAGEQGKGFAVVADAVRNLAQRSASAAKDINGLIKENVEKTRSSSVVAGTSGESLTRIVGAVKKVASLNSEISAASQEQANGIEQITKAMNHLDAAIQSNASSSEEVASSAAEMSSQAECLKQQVVSLKRFVSGGEGPTGEVVEFSTKGQDPLRMVS from the coding sequence ATGCTTAAACGAGCAAGTCTTAAGGGAAAATTACTATTAGGTTTTTTAACCATTGCCGCATTCGTGGTGGTTGTTGCATTGATGGGCTATTTCTCGATGCAAGCAGTATACCGAGATTTCAACTTCATCAGTACCACAGTCACTAAAAATCTTAAACGTGTAACGAAGCTCTATAACTATGGTAACGAAGCGAACCGTTACCTCATGCGTGCTTATATGTCTCGTGAAGAGAAGAACGTTAAACGTCTTTTGAAATCTGCTAACGATAACATCAATAAGTTTGAAGGTGTTCGTAAAGAGTATCTTGCTGATGAATTTTCTCCAGGTGAAAAAGAAATGGTAGAGAAGTTCTTCAAAACCTGGGACGAGTTTATGATCTATGCTCGTCAGTTTGAAGCACTGGTAGATACTATGCAGCCTGAAAATCTAGAAAAAGCGATTGATCTTCTGGATGGACGTTACCGTGAAATTCGCCTTGATATGTATGCTCAACTTGAAGCACTGGATGCCTTCCACACTAAGCTTGGTGAAGAAAAACACGCCGCCGCTGTAAAGGCCTATACCGAATCAAATTGGATCAACCTTGTTTCATCTCTCGCCTGTATCTTGTGTGCCATTGTGATGGGCTTTTTCATCGCAAGAAAAATCACTACTCTTATTGATTCAATCACATTTGAAATTGATAGTTCATCTTCTCAAGTAGCACAGGCCTCGGAACAATTAACTTCAGCATCTTCTCAGCTTTCACAAGGTGCCACTGAGTCCGCTGCTTCTCTTGAAGAAACAGTTTCTTCGCTTGAAGAGCTCTCTTCAATGGTAAAGCTGAACTCAGATCACGCTAAAGAGGCCAATAATCTTTCTCAGGAGTCCCTTACTTCTGCGGAAGATGGTGAACAAGAAATCAGAAAACTGATTGGTTCAATGGAAGAAATGGCGAAGTCTTCTAAAAAGATCGAAGAGATCATTAACGTGATTGATGACATCGCTTTCCAGACCAACCTTCTTGCCCTAAACGCCGCAGTTGAAGCTGCCCGTGCGGGTGAACAGGGTAAGGGGTTTGCAGTGGTTGCCGATGCCGTGAGAAACCTCGCTCAGCGTTCTGCTTCTGCCGCCAAGGACATCAATGGTCTTATTAAAGAAAACGTTGAAAAAACTCGTTCAAGCTCAGTGGTTGCCGGAACTTCAGGAGAGTCACTAACGAGAATTGTGGGCGCAGTTAAAAAGGTTGCGAGTCTTAACTCTGAAATCTCTGCCGCCTCTCAGGAACAGGCAAACGGTATTGAACAGATTACTAAAGCAATGAACCACCTTGATGCCGCCATTCAGTCGAATGCTTCGTCATCTGAAGAAGTGGCCTCATCCGCTGCTGAGATGTCTTCTCAAGCAGAATGCTTAAAGCAGCAAGTAGTGAGCTTGAAGCGCTTCGTGTCCGGTGGTGAAGGCCCAACGGGCGAAGTGGTGGAGTTCTCGACTAAAGGACAAGACCCTCTAAGAATGGTTTCTTAA